One part of the Candidatus Desulfatibia profunda genome encodes these proteins:
- a CDS encoding polymer-forming cytoskeletal protein: MKNKSKDFSIIDKELTVDGTVSSKGQLVIKGVVKGTLIGETVIIAAEGAVFADTKVSSITIGGRFEGEIRASKELIVLSTGNCSGKIVCKDFVVEAGGIINAHVTCITSHDAKPELELVALQK; the protein is encoded by the coding sequence ATGAAAAATAAATCCAAAGACTTTTCCATCATTGACAAAGAGTTGACGGTTGACGGTACGGTTTCCAGCAAGGGCCAACTGGTGATAAAAGGGGTTGTTAAGGGAACGCTTATCGGAGAAACTGTCATTATTGCTGCGGAAGGGGCTGTTTTTGCGGATACAAAAGTCTCCAGCATAACCATCGGCGGAAGGTTCGAAGGAGAAATCAGGGCTTCAAAAGAGTTGATCGTCCTGTCGACCGGAAATTGTTCGGGCAAAATTGTCTGCAAAGATTTTGTGGTGGAAGCCGGGGGAATTATAAACGCCCATGTCACCTGCATTACATCACATGATGCTAAACCTGAACTGGAATTGGTTGCGTTGCAAAAATAA